A DNA window from Paraburkholderia sp. IMGN_8 contains the following coding sequences:
- a CDS encoding YSC84-related protein gives MRRRQFITTTSAVLATAGLGLAGCTTTSPSSSASASANAGKRDTINAGVDSTLERLYANVDGSRELVAKARGVLVFPSVISAGFWVGAQYGEGALRVGGSTAGYYSTVAGSFGLQIGAQSKALIFLFMTQEALDKFLGSQGWAAGADATVAVLKVGANGAIDTSTATGPVEAFVLTNGGLMAGVSLEGTKISRLII, from the coding sequence ATGCGCAGACGACAATTCATCACGACCACCAGTGCCGTTCTGGCAACTGCGGGTCTCGGCCTCGCCGGCTGCACGACCACGTCTCCGTCTTCGAGCGCGTCTGCTTCGGCGAACGCGGGCAAGCGCGATACGATCAATGCCGGCGTCGACTCAACCCTCGAGCGGCTCTACGCGAACGTCGACGGCTCGCGTGAACTCGTCGCGAAGGCGCGCGGCGTGCTGGTGTTTCCGTCCGTCATCTCGGCGGGCTTCTGGGTCGGCGCGCAATATGGCGAAGGCGCGTTGCGAGTTGGCGGAAGCACGGCGGGGTACTACAGCACTGTCGCGGGCTCGTTTGGTTTGCAGATTGGCGCGCAATCCAAGGCGCTCATTTTTCTCTTCATGACACAGGAAGCGCTCGACAAATTCCTCGGCAGCCAAGGGTGGGCGGCGGGCGCTGATGCGACGGTCGCCGTGTTGAAGGTTGGCGCGAATGGCGCGATCGATACCTCGACCGCTACTGGTCCGGTTGAAGCTTTTGTGCTGACTAATGGTGGGTTGATGGCAGGCGTGTCGCTGGAAGGGACCAAGATTTCACGTCTGATTATTTGA
- a CDS encoding FAD-binding oxidoreductase, translating into MVSVSSNAIEELKSATRGQLLLPQDAGFNEARSIWNAMIDRHPAMILRCAGVADVRRGVAFARDNDLPLAVRGGGHNIAGSALCDDGLVIDLSPMKSVRIDPLARRAYVEPGATLGDVDHEAQAFGLATPLGINSTTGVAGLTLGGGFGWLSRKYGMSVDNLVSADVVTADGELRHASADSHEDLFWAIRGGGGNFGVVTLFEFALHPVGPLVYGGLVVLPLDQAKNALIQYRTAAEDMPEDLSAWAVLRLAPPLPFLPPEVHGKPVIVFAMCYTGPIENGPSAVEAIRGFGTPYGEHLGAMPYAMWQKAFDPLLAPGARNYWKSHNLASVSDGLIDALLDAIGKLPSTQCEIFFGQIGGQTARAPVEATAYPNRDTQYVMNVHGRWDDASEDERCVAWARAFFDASAPFALGSVYVNFMTEEEGGRVAEAYGPNYERLVAVKSRYDPHNLFRHNQNIKPAVQ; encoded by the coding sequence ATGGTGAGTGTGTCCAGCAATGCCATTGAAGAATTAAAGTCCGCGACGCGGGGCCAGCTATTGCTGCCCCAGGACGCTGGTTTCAACGAAGCGCGCAGCATCTGGAACGCGATGATCGACCGGCATCCGGCGATGATTCTGCGCTGTGCCGGCGTGGCCGACGTCCGCCGCGGCGTGGCGTTCGCGCGCGACAACGACCTACCGCTGGCGGTGCGCGGCGGCGGCCATAACATCGCCGGCAGCGCGCTTTGCGATGACGGCCTCGTGATCGACCTGTCGCCGATGAAATCGGTGCGCATCGATCCGCTGGCACGGCGCGCGTATGTCGAGCCGGGCGCGACGCTCGGCGATGTCGACCATGAAGCGCAAGCATTCGGGCTCGCCACCCCGCTCGGCATCAACTCGACTACCGGCGTGGCGGGGCTCACGCTCGGCGGCGGATTCGGCTGGCTGAGCCGCAAATACGGCATGTCGGTGGACAATCTGGTTTCGGCGGATGTGGTGACCGCCGACGGCGAATTGCGTCACGCGAGCGCCGACTCGCACGAAGATCTGTTCTGGGCGATTCGCGGCGGCGGCGGCAATTTCGGCGTCGTCACGTTATTCGAGTTCGCACTGCATCCGGTGGGACCGCTGGTGTACGGCGGCCTCGTCGTACTACCCCTCGATCAGGCGAAGAACGCCCTCATCCAATACCGCACTGCCGCGGAAGACATGCCGGAGGACCTGAGCGCATGGGCCGTTCTACGGCTGGCGCCGCCGCTGCCGTTCCTGCCGCCTGAAGTGCACGGCAAGCCGGTGATCGTGTTCGCGATGTGCTACACCGGACCCATTGAAAATGGACCGTCCGCCGTGGAGGCCATACGCGGCTTCGGCACACCGTATGGCGAACATCTCGGCGCGATGCCGTATGCGATGTGGCAAAAAGCGTTCGACCCGTTGCTGGCTCCAGGCGCGCGCAATTACTGGAAGTCGCACAATCTGGCCAGCGTGTCGGACGGTTTGATCGACGCGCTGCTCGATGCCATCGGCAAGCTGCCGTCGACACAATGCGAAATCTTCTTCGGGCAGATCGGCGGCCAGACCGCCCGCGCGCCGGTCGAGGCCACCGCCTATCCGAATCGCGACACGCAATACGTGATGAACGTGCATGGCCGCTGGGACGATGCGAGCGAGGATGAGCGCTGCGTCGCCTGGGCGCGCGCGTTCTTCGACGCGTCCGCGCCGTTTGCGCTGGGCAGCGTCTACGTCAATTTCATGACCGAGGAGGAAGGCGGCCGGGTGGCGGAGGCGTATGGACCGAATTACGAACGCCTCGTCGCGGTGAAGAGCCGCTACGATCCGCACAACCTGTTCCGTCACAATCAGAATATCAAGCCAGCCGTGCAGTAA
- a CDS encoding LysR family transcriptional regulator yields MNDPKLDWGDVRIFLAIARGGTLGAAARLAGQTQPTMGRRLRALESAVGHTLFQRTRDGFVLTDEGSAVMLYAERMEEEALGFSRALSGKEQQLTGALRISSSDWFGVHVLTPVFARFLERHREVSIELVTDSRRYNLARREADLVFRITPFDEADVIQRKLMHIDYALYGRADLAAAYTREGDGAGQTLISMDSAFGSLPDVVWVKRMLPQARVAFGSNNRGAQARMCAEGAGLAVLPCPLGDSTPGLARIELDETPPGRDVWFGYHRDLRALGRLRALLDMTIEAVGNV; encoded by the coding sequence ATGAATGACCCGAAACTGGACTGGGGCGATGTCCGCATCTTTCTGGCAATCGCTCGCGGCGGCACGCTCGGCGCGGCCGCCAGGCTCGCCGGACAGACCCAACCGACCATGGGACGGCGCCTGCGCGCGCTGGAGTCGGCTGTCGGCCACACGCTGTTTCAACGCACCCGCGACGGCTTCGTGCTGACCGACGAGGGCAGCGCAGTCATGCTTTACGCCGAGCGCATGGAAGAAGAAGCGCTGGGTTTCAGCCGCGCGCTGAGCGGCAAGGAACAGCAACTCACCGGAGCGCTACGGATTTCGTCGTCGGACTGGTTCGGTGTCCATGTGCTGACACCGGTGTTCGCGCGGTTTCTCGAAAGACATCGCGAGGTGTCGATCGAACTCGTCACCGATTCGCGCCGCTACAATCTGGCGCGTCGCGAGGCCGATCTGGTGTTTCGGATCACGCCTTTCGACGAGGCGGATGTCATCCAGCGCAAGCTGATGCACATCGACTACGCGCTGTACGGCCGCGCCGATCTGGCGGCGGCATACACGCGTGAAGGCGACGGCGCCGGTCAGACGCTCATCAGCATGGACAGCGCGTTCGGCTCACTGCCCGACGTCGTCTGGGTCAAGCGGATGCTGCCGCAAGCGCGCGTCGCCTTCGGCAGCAACAATCGCGGCGCGCAGGCACGCATGTGCGCGGAAGGCGCAGGCCTCGCGGTGCTGCCATGCCCGCTCGGCGACAGCACGCCCGGACTTGCGCGCATCGAACTGGACGAAACGCCGCCGGGCCGCGACGTCTGGTTCGGCTATCACCGCGACCTGCGAGCGCTGGGACGGCTGCGGGCGCTGCTCGATATGACAATCGAGGCCGTCGGCAACGTGTAG
- a CDS encoding zinc-dependent alcohol dehydrogenase family protein, with protein sequence MSMQALVLKQYNGPLELTELPRPEPARGEVLVRIAASGLNPLDTKIRAGAAGHARHPLPLVLGIDMAGVVEAVGAGVSVFKAGDQVYGMTGGVGGMQGSLAQYAAVDADLLALKPSNLSMRETAALPLAFITAYSGIVDRAHLQAGQTVLVHGGAGGVGYVSVQLASALGATVFATVSERDRSVVEALGATPIDYRAQSVEQYVASTTQGAGFDLVVDTVGGATLDASFAAVKHFGHVVSALGWGTHALAPLSFREATYSGVFTLHALLSGEGRAHHGEMLRTATRLAEEGKLAPRLDARRFDLGSAQQAYDALTDGSARGKIVVEVA encoded by the coding sequence ATGTCCATGCAAGCCCTCGTTCTGAAGCAATACAACGGTCCGCTTGAACTCACCGAACTGCCGCGACCCGAGCCGGCGCGCGGCGAAGTGCTGGTGCGCATCGCCGCGAGCGGCCTGAATCCGCTCGACACCAAGATTCGCGCCGGCGCCGCCGGGCACGCCAGACATCCGCTGCCGCTGGTGCTGGGTATCGACATGGCGGGCGTCGTCGAGGCGGTAGGCGCCGGTGTCAGCGTGTTCAAAGCAGGCGATCAGGTATACGGAATGACCGGTGGCGTCGGCGGTATGCAGGGTTCGCTCGCGCAATATGCAGCCGTCGATGCAGACCTGCTGGCGTTGAAGCCGTCGAATCTGTCGATGCGCGAGACCGCTGCGCTGCCGCTCGCTTTCATCACGGCGTACTCGGGCATCGTCGATCGGGCCCACTTGCAGGCCGGGCAAACCGTGCTCGTGCACGGCGGCGCGGGCGGCGTCGGATATGTGTCGGTGCAATTGGCGAGCGCGCTCGGCGCGACTGTCTTCGCGACGGTCAGCGAACGCGACCGCAGCGTGGTCGAGGCACTCGGCGCTACGCCGATCGATTACCGCGCGCAGTCGGTCGAGCAGTATGTCGCGTCAACGACGCAGGGCGCGGGCTTCGATCTGGTCGTCGATACGGTGGGCGGCGCGACGCTGGATGCCTCGTTTGCCGCCGTGAAGCACTTCGGCCATGTGGTGAGCGCGCTCGGCTGGGGCACGCATGCACTAGCGCCGCTGTCGTTTCGGGAAGCCACTTATTCGGGCGTGTTCACACTTCATGCGCTGCTGTCCGGCGAAGGCCGCGCGCATCACGGCGAGATGCTGCGCACGGCGACGCGGCTCGCGGAAGAAGGCAAGCTCGCGCCACGCCTCGACGCGCGCCGCTTCGATCTAGGTTCGGCGCAGCAGGCTTATGACGCGCTGACCGACGGCAGCGCGCGAGGCAAGATCGTGGTCGAGGTGGCTTGA